In one window of Acanthopagrus latus isolate v.2019 chromosome 15, fAcaLat1.1, whole genome shotgun sequence DNA:
- the si:dkey-191g9.7 gene encoding uncharacterized protein si:dkey-191g9.7, translating into MAAARHSVSDLPPLVGAVSLESPHSGQLLIDTSKSCTQATSPSRLAGVQGHTCQEEPKQVISDIFKERSEPPSKGATNHSSVGELGEQKQTSSCPHSLTEAHTPTYHQERVVNAISANPQTDRIVHSMTPASLPVHRSHSGTLPLVKKGVAPTDPDTETCGLAYHGGDKNIQEAESHSMLACKQPMQLQQCNIITTICRGASCGDAGVKQPPTRCACISSPTTAAEVEEKEEHPPPNCDKALCYGSYIHQTNFEDTFAAYCHPQPIPAPSQVLPRLVESSCDIQRPVAPPLALNHLTLPRLISSVSETGLDAKHLLRCCNLNCPWMATLPPSAGPPSQKHFGLEVCCNSPGGHFRTVTRDMGTMTAKKELRDVGVQTGQAATPHVFPQICLAEESKRETSHSKTPNTGRDGGKKLSGAHKSPVKEVKWDAEGMTWEVYGASVDPEELGLAIQKHLELQIKETANHAAKLAQQKANTSQQSRIIGRQRKRSRMMSSIRTPACCARTTSAVD; encoded by the coding sequence ATGGCAGCGGCCAGGCATTCTGTGTCCGACCTCCCCCCACTGGTGGGAGCTGTTTCCTTGGAATCTCCACACTCCGGGCAGCTGCTCATTGACACCTCCAAGAGTTGCACACAGGCAACATCACCCTCCAGACTGGCTGGAGTACAAGGTCACACCTGCCAGGAGGAGCCAAAGCAGGTGATCAGTGATATCTTCAAAGAACGTTCAGAACCTCCTTCTAAAGGAGCAACCAACCACAGCAGTGTGGGTGAGCTTggtgaacagaaacaaacttcaAGTTGCCCTCATAGTCTGACTGAGGCACATACGCCCACATATCATCAAGAGAGAGTCGTGAATGCAATCAGTGCCAACCCTCAGACTGACAGAATTGTGCACAGCATGACACCAGCCTCCCTGCCAGTTCACAGGAGTCACTCAGGCACGTTACCTCTGGTTAAAAAGGGAGTTGCCCCCACAGATCCAGACACTGAGACTTGTGGACTTGCTTACCATGGAGGGGATAAGAATATCCAAGAGGCTGAGAGTCACTCCATGTTAGCCTGCAAGCAGCCCATGCAGCTGCAACAATGCAACATTATCACCACTATTTGCAGGGGGGCCAGCTGTGGAGATGCTGGTGTAAAACAGCCTCCCACTAGGTGTGCATGTATCTCGTCCCCaacgacagcagcagaggtggaggaaaaagaggaacatCCTCCCCCTAATTGTGACAAGGCACTCTGCTATGGTTCTTATATCCATCAAACCAATTTTGAGGACACGTTTGCTGCCTACTGCCATCCCCAGCCAATCCCAGCCCCTTCCCAGGTGCTACCACGCCTTGTAGAGTCAAGCTGTGACATCCAGCGTCCAGTGGCACCTCCTTTAGCATTGAACCACCTCACCCTGCCTCGTCTCATCTCCTCCGTCAGTGAGACAGGCCTGGATGCCAAACACCTGTTGCGCTGCTGCAATCTCAACTGTCCTTGGATGGCAACGCTTCCTCCTAGTGCAGGGCCACCATCCCAGAAACACTTTGGTCTAGAGGTGTGCTGCAACAGTCCTGGTGGCCATTTCAGAACAGTGACCCGGGACATGGGGACTATGACTGCCAAAAAAGAACTGAGAGATGTTGGGGTGCAGACAGGGCAGGCCGCCACACCTCATGTGTTCCCACAGATCTGTCTGGCAGAGGAGAGCAAGAGGGAGACCTCCCACAGCAAAACTCCTAATACTGGCAGGGATGGAGGCAAGAAACTGAGTGGCGCTCACAAGTCCCCAGTGAAGGAGGTGAAGTGGGATGCAGAAGGGATGACATGGGAAGTGTATGGCGCCTCTGTGGATCCTGAGGAGCTAGGCCTGGCCATCCAGAAACACCTGGAGCTGCAGATCAAGGAGACAGCAAACCATGCAGCCAAGCTGGCTCAGCAGAAAGCCAACACCTCCCAGCAGAGCAGGATCATTGGCcgtcagaggaagaggagcaggatgaTGAGCTCCATCCGAACACCGGCTTGTTGCGCTCGCACCACTTCAGCTGTCGACTAA
- the polr1c gene encoding DNA-directed RNA polymerases I and III subunit RPAC1: MAATMKNVEEIRSRVILGEFGVKNVHTSDFPGNYPGYDDTWDMQKFQKNFRIDLVHLDESSMEFDMVGIDAAIANAFRRILLAEVPTMAIEKVFIYNNTSIVQDEVLAHRLGLIPIRADPRLFEYRNAGEEAAEEEGSEIDTIQLQLKIKCSRNPRASKESSDPRELYLNHMVYSKDIKWVPIGNQADVFADSSIGPVHDDILIAQLRPGQELDIVMHCVKGIGKDHAKFSPVATASYRLLPEITLLEQVEGEKAERLKRCFSRGVIDLEDVNGRKVAKVVNSRLDTCSREVLRHDDLKKVVKLGRVRDHFIFTVESTGILPPDVLVTEAIKVLMAKCQRFLSELDSTDMK, from the exons ATGGCTGCGACCATGAAGAACGTGGAAGAAATTCGGAGTAGAGTGATACTTGGGGAATTTGGTGTGAAGAAT GTTCATACATCAGATTTCCCTGGAAACTACCCTGGCTATGATGATACTTGGGACATGCAGAAATTTCAAAAG AACTTCAGAATTGACTTAGTGCATCTTGATGAGAGCAGTATGGAGTTTGACATGGTGGGGATTGATGCAGCCATTGCCAATGCCTTCAGAAGGATCTTACTAGCAGAG gTGCCTACCATGGCTATAGAGAAGGTGTTTATCTATAACAACACATCCATCGTCCAGGATGAAGTCCTGGCCCACAGATTAGGCCTCATCCCCATCAGAGCTGATCCTCGCCTGTTTGAGTACAGGAACGCTG GTGAAGAAGCCGCAGAGGAAGAAGGTTCCGAAATAGACACAATTCAACTACAGCTAAAGATTAAATGCAGCAGGAACCCCCGAGCCAGCAAAGAGTCCTCTGATCCACGAGAACTGTATCTGAACCACATGG TTTATTCCAAGGACATAAAGTGGGTCCCCATTGGGAACCAGGCAGATGTGTTTGCAGACTCCAGCATTGGACCGGTACATGATGACATCTTGATAGCTCAGCTTCGACCAGGACAGGAGCTGGACATTGTCATGCACTGTGTCAAAGGAATTG GTAAGGACCATGCTAAGTTCTCTCCAGTGGCCACAGCCAGCTACCGCCTCCTCCCAGAGATCACCCTGCTGGAGCAGGTAGAGGGGGAGAAGGCTGAACGCTTAAAACGTTGCTTCTCGCGAGGAGTTATCGATCTGGAAGATGTTAATG GTAGGAAGGTTGCCAAAGTGGTGAACAGTCGTCTGGATACATGCAGCAGGGAAGTCCTCCGACATGATGACCTGAAGAAAGTGGTGAAGCTTGGGAGAGTGCGAGACCATTTCATCT TTACCGTGGAGTCGACTGGCATCCTTCCTCCAGATGTCCTAGTCACAGAGGCCATCAAAGTCCTCATGGCGAAGTGTCAGAGGTTTCTCAGTGAACTGGACTCTACTGACATGAAGTGA